The following proteins are encoded in a genomic region of Petrotoga sp. 9PWA.NaAc.5.4:
- the lptB gene encoding LPS export ABC transporter ATP-binding protein, with the protein MIKNVVECRQISKKYGRKIVLENVSFQSKESCVTGLLGPNGAGKTTLFKIILGLVVPNSGTISLNGKDITYLPIHKRAQNGLAYLPQEPSVFRNLTVRDNLKMISDLLKISNADQKISEIMSEFGLESLERQYAYSLSGGEKRKLEFARTLITDPKVILLDEPFVGIDPITVKDIQQIIRKLAKNNISIIVTDHSVDEIVEVVDELYVLHKGAVIANGTPNEVLNDKKVKENYLGW; encoded by the coding sequence ATGATAAAAAACGTAGTGGAATGTAGACAAATTAGTAAAAAATATGGTAGAAAAATAGTTCTGGAGAATGTATCTTTTCAATCTAAAGAAAGCTGTGTAACAGGATTATTAGGCCCAAATGGAGCTGGTAAAACTACTTTATTTAAAATAATATTAGGATTGGTGGTTCCAAATTCTGGAACCATAAGTCTTAATGGTAAGGATATTACATACCTTCCCATACATAAAAGGGCACAAAATGGCTTGGCATATTTGCCACAAGAGCCTTCCGTCTTTAGAAATTTAACTGTAAGAGACAACCTTAAAATGATATCAGATTTACTAAAAATTTCCAATGCCGATCAGAAAATCTCTGAAATAATGAGTGAATTCGGTTTGGAAAGTTTAGAGCGTCAATATGCGTATTCGCTTTCAGGTGGAGAAAAAAGGAAATTAGAATTTGCAAGGACACTAATAACCGATCCAAAAGTAATTCTTTTAGACGAACCTTTTGTTGGAATAGATCCAATTACAGTTAAAGATATTCAACAAATAATTCGTAAACTCGCTAAAAATAATATATCAATAATCGTTACTGACCATAGCGTTGATGAAATTGTGGAGGTAGTTGATGAATTATATGTCTTGCATAAAGGGGCAGTAATAGCTAACGGTACCCCCAACGAAGTTTTAAACGATAAAAAAGTGAAAGAAAACTATTTAGGTTGGTGA
- the gltX gene encoding glutamate--tRNA ligase, protein MVRVRFAPSPTGHLHVGGLRTALFNWYFARKTGGKFIIRIEDTDLERSKNEYEQAIIEELKWSGLDYDESIDCPGEYGPYRQSERLEIYKKYVEQLLNENKAYYCVYDKENIVYENNILEDKYKNNKNYSIVIKFKVEKNNILSFNDLIRGPIEFDTNYIEDFVIVRSNGIPVYNFTVVIDDYLMKISHIIRGEDHISNTPKQILLYKAFSFDIPEFAHLPLIVGEDRTPLSKRHGEVSITYFRREGYLPNALLNYLSLLGWNAEEQVFDYREKIRDFDLKNVSKNPAVFDYNKLLWINEAHLRNDAIDKVLKDFEAWIDYSKIDLKTSDKSYVKKVVEISRKKVQTLKQLYEFSKNFFRSDFEYEQEFIEKYASKEWFKDVINLAINKLSNVEVFDFKNIEVTLKEISNQNTTTKKNIFQAIRGAVLGRLVTPGLYESLETLGKEETLNRLNRALRLF, encoded by the coding sequence TTGGTCAGAGTAAGGTTCGCGCCTAGTCCAACGGGACATTTACATGTAGGAGGATTAAGAACAGCTTTATTTAATTGGTATTTTGCCAGGAAAACTGGTGGCAAATTCATCATAAGAATAGAAGATACTGATTTAGAAAGATCTAAAAATGAATATGAACAAGCAATAATAGAAGAGTTGAAATGGTCAGGCTTAGATTACGATGAAAGCATAGATTGTCCTGGGGAATATGGTCCATACCGACAAAGTGAGAGACTTGAAATATACAAAAAATATGTGGAACAGTTATTGAATGAAAATAAAGCATATTATTGTGTATATGATAAAGAAAATATAGTATATGAAAATAATATTTTAGAAGACAAATATAAAAACAATAAAAATTATTCAATAGTTATAAAATTTAAAGTAGAAAAAAATAATATCTTATCGTTTAACGATCTTATAAGAGGACCTATAGAATTCGATACAAATTATATAGAAGATTTTGTCATTGTTAGATCAAATGGCATTCCTGTATATAATTTTACCGTTGTTATTGATGATTATCTAATGAAAATTAGTCACATTATAAGGGGAGAAGATCACATTTCAAATACTCCTAAACAGATATTATTATACAAAGCATTTTCTTTTGATATCCCTGAGTTCGCTCATCTGCCATTAATCGTTGGAGAAGATAGAACACCTTTGTCTAAAAGGCACGGGGAAGTTTCTATAACGTATTTCAGGAGAGAAGGATATCTTCCCAATGCGTTGTTAAATTATTTGAGTTTATTAGGATGGAATGCTGAAGAACAAGTATTCGACTATAGAGAAAAAATTAGAGATTTTGATCTTAAAAATGTTTCAAAAAATCCCGCTGTATTTGATTATAATAAGCTTCTATGGATAAATGAGGCTCATTTAAGGAATGATGCAATCGATAAAGTATTAAAAGATTTTGAAGCATGGATTGATTATTCCAAAATTGACTTGAAGACCTCAGATAAATCCTATGTAAAAAAAGTTGTTGAAATTTCAAGAAAAAAGGTTCAGACTTTGAAACAACTATATGAATTTTCTAAAAATTTTTTTAGAAGTGATTTTGAATACGAACAAGAATTCATTGAAAAATACGCAAGTAAAGAATGGTTCAAAGACGTCATAAATTTAGCTATTAATAAACTATCAAATGTAGAAGTATTTGATTTCAAAAATATAGAAGTTACTTTAAAAGAGATTTCTAACCAAAATACCACTACCAAAAAAAATATTTTTCAAGCAATAAGAGGTGCTGTCTTAGGAAGGTTAGTTACCCCTGGATTATATGAATCCTTGGAAACATTGGGAAAAGAAGAAACGTTAAATAGATTAAATAGAGCATTAAGACTTTTTTAA
- a CDS encoding TIGR00725 family protein, with product MKILNVGVIGYSGNIFKDPIKSLTPMCDEIGQLIAKNGWLLINGGRDGIMQLVSKSANNHGGKVIGILPWEQEGNNYLDISLKTGLDLNMRSFLMLKNVDIVISIGGEIGTAIEILGAYSYKKPVLLMRNSGGWTDRITNVLIEDKFLDNRKLVEIKQVFSIEMLEELLKKVEAEVKNNWSE from the coding sequence GTGAAAATTTTGAATGTTGGAGTTATAGGATATTCAGGTAATATTTTTAAAGATCCTATAAAGTCATTAACCCCTATGTGTGATGAAATTGGGCAGCTTATAGCAAAAAATGGTTGGTTGTTAATAAATGGTGGAAGAGATGGAATAATGCAGCTTGTTTCTAAATCCGCTAACAACCATGGAGGTAAAGTTATCGGTATTTTACCTTGGGAGCAAGAAGGTAACAATTATTTAGATATCTCACTAAAAACAGGTTTAGATTTGAATATGAGATCTTTTTTAATGTTAAAAAATGTAGATATAGTAATAAGCATAGGAGGGGAAATAGGAACAGCAATAGAAATACTCGGAGCTTATTCTTATAAAAAACCTGTTTTATTAATGAGAAATTCTGGTGGTTGGACAGACAGAATAACTAATGTTTTAATAGAAGATAAATTTTTAGATAATAGAAAATTAGTTGAAATAAAACAAGTCTTTTCTATAGAGATGCTCGAAGAACTTTTGAAAAAAGTTGAAGCAGAGGTGAAAAATAATTGGTCAGAGTAA
- the rlmB gene encoding 23S rRNA (guanosine(2251)-2'-O)-methyltransferase RlmB yields the protein MYVYGKNTLKEIINSGYPLKHIFFSNSKAERGKLSELIDFVESLGYSFSFTSNEALEKMVFTNKHQGVVIDIGEEFNYSNVEILDSKKELFVVILDQIHDPHNFGAIVRSSVAAGVDAIIIPKDNAVDVTPIVVKASAGQIFKIPIIKVTNISRTIEILKKKNVWVYGADSLGKPYYQIDYSGSVCIVFGNEGEGIRKNVKNHCDELISIPMLNNVESLNVSVSAGIILFEIKKNKNIV from the coding sequence TTGTATGTTTATGGAAAAAACACTCTAAAAGAAATAATCAACTCGGGTTATCCCCTAAAGCATATCTTTTTTAGTAATTCTAAAGCAGAAAGAGGAAAATTGTCTGAACTAATTGATTTTGTTGAAAGCTTGGGCTATTCGTTTAGTTTCACTTCAAATGAAGCTTTGGAGAAAATGGTTTTTACAAATAAGCATCAAGGTGTAGTAATTGATATTGGTGAAGAATTTAATTATAGTAACGTAGAAATTTTAGATTCTAAAAAGGAACTTTTTGTAGTAATATTGGATCAGATACACGATCCTCATAATTTTGGTGCAATTGTAAGATCTTCTGTTGCAGCCGGTGTTGACGCTATAATTATTCCTAAGGATAATGCAGTAGATGTCACACCAATAGTTGTAAAAGCCTCGGCAGGGCAAATATTTAAAATCCCTATAATCAAAGTAACTAATATTTCTCGTACTATAGAAATATTAAAAAAGAAAAATGTTTGGGTATATGGGGCTGATTCCTTAGGAAAACCTTACTATCAAATAGATTATTCAGGAAGTGTTTGCATTGTTTTTGGTAACGAAGGAGAAGGTATTAGAAAAAATGTAAAAAATCACTGTGATGAATTGATTAGTATTCCAATGTTAAATAATGTAGAATCTTTAAATGTTTCTGTTAGTGCAGGCATAATTCTTTTTGAAATAAAAAAGAATAAAAATATAGTCTGA
- the coaBC gene encoding bifunctional phosphopantothenoylcysteine decarboxylase/phosphopantothenate--cysteine ligase CoaBC: protein MRFPYLKGKNVLLGVSSGVAIYKAIDLVSKLRQTDVNIKIIMTENANIWISDQLFSAVGNCEVYKQTFAVKDGWIPHTELSAWADLFIIAPATANIIAKIANGIADDLLSSTAVAFSKSSKLIVPTMNFRMYENPVNQRNLTQLKNDGWFVLEPEEGHLADGEFGKGRYPDNQKILEYCEYLVTKKDYLNKKVLISAGPTIEKIDPVRYITNKSSGKMGYELSREFAARGAQVTLVSGPTHLNPPSLLKEFVSVESAKDMEYAMISRSSDNNIIIMTAAVSDFRVKNYSEQKIKKDQIKTLELEKNPDILKKLSSNKKEGQIIVGFAAETHDAKENAKKKLSEKGLDMIILNDVSKSGIGFESDENEVTIFSIKEEQYVEKNFKRDIAVIICDYIHNNFF from the coding sequence ATGAGGTTTCCATATTTGAAAGGGAAAAATGTTTTACTTGGAGTATCCAGTGGGGTAGCAATTTACAAAGCTATAGATTTAGTGTCAAAGTTAAGGCAAACTGATGTTAATATAAAGATTATTATGACTGAAAATGCAAATATATGGATCTCTGACCAACTTTTTTCTGCGGTAGGTAACTGTGAAGTTTACAAGCAAACTTTTGCAGTTAAAGATGGATGGATTCCTCATACAGAATTATCAGCCTGGGCCGATTTGTTTATAATTGCACCAGCTACTGCTAATATTATAGCAAAGATAGCCAATGGAATAGCAGACGATTTACTTTCTTCAACAGCTGTTGCTTTTTCTAAATCCTCCAAATTAATTGTTCCAACTATGAATTTTAGAATGTATGAAAATCCGGTAAATCAAAGAAATCTAACACAATTAAAAAATGATGGATGGTTTGTTTTGGAACCAGAAGAAGGGCATCTTGCAGATGGAGAATTTGGAAAAGGTCGGTATCCAGATAATCAAAAAATATTAGAGTATTGTGAATATTTAGTTACCAAGAAAGATTATTTAAATAAAAAAGTATTGATAAGTGCGGGGCCAACAATTGAAAAAATTGATCCGGTAAGATATATAACGAATAAATCTAGTGGTAAAATGGGTTACGAACTTTCTCGAGAGTTTGCGGCAAGAGGTGCTCAAGTGACTCTTGTGTCAGGTCCCACTCATTTAAATCCTCCTTCACTTTTAAAAGAGTTTGTAAGTGTTGAGAGTGCTAAAGATATGGAATATGCCATGATTTCAAGAAGCAGCGATAACAATATAATTATTATGACAGCTGCTGTCAGTGATTTTAGAGTAAAAAATTATTCAGAGCAAAAAATAAAAAAGGATCAAATAAAGACTTTGGAACTCGAAAAAAACCCGGATATCTTAAAAAAGTTAAGTTCAAATAAAAAAGAAGGACAAATAATAGTGGGTTTTGCAGCTGAAACTCATGATGCAAAAGAAAATGCAAAAAAGAAACTTTCAGAGAAAGGTCTTGATATGATAATATTAAATGATGTTTCAAAATCAGGAATAGGCTTTGAATCTGATGAAAATGAGGTAACTATTTTCTCTATTAAGGAGGAACAATATGTTGAGAAAAATTTTAAAAGGGATATCGCTGTTATTATTTGTGATTATATCCATAACAATTTTTTCTGA
- a CDS encoding OmpH family outer membrane protein produces the protein MYSKISKKVLVSLMFFVLGFSIVFSQTTQNLKIGYVNFSKTVESYYKWKDLESLYQLDLQYYQSKINELQEELNQLQRSGASQEVLQQNYLRTQQRINQYQQDLQSEYQRKIDSIASEVLFKISQYAKENQYDLILNENAVLYFKPEIDLTDKIIEYINKK, from the coding sequence ATGTATTCTAAAATTTCAAAAAAGGTTTTGGTTTCGTTAATGTTTTTTGTTTTGGGTTTTTCTATAGTCTTCTCTCAAACTACTCAAAATTTAAAAATTGGGTATGTTAATTTTTCGAAAACCGTAGAAAGTTATTATAAGTGGAAAGATTTAGAATCTTTATATCAACTTGATTTGCAATATTACCAGAGTAAGATAAATGAACTACAAGAAGAACTTAACCAACTTCAAAGGTCAGGTGCTTCTCAAGAGGTACTTCAACAAAATTATTTAAGAACGCAGCAACGAATTAATCAGTATCAACAAGATTTACAATCTGAGTATCAAAGGAAAATTGATTCTATAGCTTCAGAAGTTCTCTTTAAAATATCACAGTACGCTAAAGAAAATCAATATGATTTAATTTTAAATGAAAATGCAGTTTTGTATTTTAAGCCAGAAATAGATCTAACAGATAAAATTATTGAATATATCAATAAAAAATAA
- a CDS encoding Mini-ribonuclease 3 — MKEVDQIFNFQISDLREIPIENFSYIGDAVIGLIYKVKLFGDGRNKVGNMFENSKKFLSAQAHSKFIDLIYDSFNEIEKQYYKRAVNSQGAKKRGNDYEYRKSTGFEAVIGYLFLTKNYRRIQELLGVIDSCMFMEKTL, encoded by the coding sequence ATGAAAGAAGTTGATCAGATTTTTAATTTTCAAATTTCAGATTTAAGAGAAATTCCCATTGAGAATTTTTCTTATATAGGAGATGCTGTTATTGGTTTAATATATAAAGTTAAGTTATTCGGGGACGGTAGAAATAAAGTAGGAAACATGTTTGAAAATTCAAAAAAGTTTTTGAGTGCGCAAGCTCATTCAAAGTTCATAGACTTAATATATGATAGTTTTAATGAAATTGAGAAACAGTATTATAAGCGTGCAGTTAACTCTCAAGGAGCAAAAAAACGTGGGAATGATTATGAGTATAGGAAATCTACAGGTTTTGAGGCTGTAATAGGATATTTATTTTTGACTAAAAATTACCGAAGAATACAGGAGCTTTTGGGAGTGATAGATAGTTGTATGTTTATGGAAAAAACACTCTAA
- a CDS encoding L,D-transpeptidase family protein, whose amino-acid sequence MLRKILKGISLLLFVIISITIFSENHFFLYLSEYDQSQKTVKINLESYYELSGKPEVYIYDGSTRRKLTIYEFSPKEYFFYVNLNGYNRDFLSFSVSATTNKGEYISDFFNNFLEKKVFSPEIKVEITTSLGELGYEYYLDYEPKDMILTGIRVNNIFFESSDEFLRSLRSLKEGVYNVIFNFKNKYAINFEHEIVFLKIKDIVITENTLKPQQKTEIYGYHIVQKGESIYKIARDYNVLPGDLVNINGLKDPSLIYPGQPLQIGKVEYYESPVHLEIDLSKNKMYLYFHKNLVKTYVVAVGMSDYTPPGYYRISYKEKDPALYWYDEYIPPGSMMNGIGTRWLQLSNPQYGIHGTTKPWEIGKRISHGCIRMFNFDVEEIDFMASLGTEVYVYYGN is encoded by the coding sequence ATGTTGAGAAAAATTTTAAAAGGGATATCGCTGTTATTATTTGTGATTATATCCATAACAATTTTTTCTGAAAACCATTTTTTCCTTTACCTCAGTGAATATGATCAATCACAAAAAACAGTAAAAATAAATCTAGAAAGCTATTATGAATTATCGGGTAAACCGGAAGTATATATTTATGATGGTAGCACCAGGAGAAAACTAACAATATATGAATTTAGTCCAAAAGAATACTTTTTTTATGTAAATCTAAATGGATACAACAGAGATTTTTTGTCATTTTCCGTTTCGGCTACCACCAATAAGGGTGAATACATTTCTGATTTTTTCAATAATTTTTTAGAAAAGAAGGTTTTTTCGCCCGAAATAAAAGTAGAAATAACGACTTCCTTAGGAGAATTAGGTTATGAATATTATTTAGATTATGAGCCTAAGGATATGATTTTGACGGGTATAAGAGTCAACAACATTTTTTTTGAAAGTTCTGACGAATTCTTAAGGAGTTTGAGGTCGCTTAAAGAAGGAGTTTATAATGTTATATTTAACTTTAAAAATAAGTATGCCATAAATTTTGAACATGAAATAGTTTTTTTAAAAATAAAAGATATAGTGATAACTGAAAATACTTTAAAACCACAGCAAAAAACTGAAATTTATGGATATCATATTGTTCAAAAAGGAGAAAGTATTTATAAAATTGCGAGAGATTATAATGTTTTACCAGGTGATCTAGTAAACATAAATGGTTTAAAAGATCCTTCTTTAATCTATCCCGGCCAGCCTTTACAAATAGGTAAAGTAGAGTATTATGAGAGCCCAGTACATTTAGAAATAGATTTATCAAAGAATAAGATGTATCTTTACTTTCATAAAAATTTAGTAAAGACCTATGTTGTGGCTGTTGGTATGAGTGACTATACGCCACCTGGTTATTATAGGATTTCTTATAAAGAGAAAGACCCTGCTTTATATTGGTATGATGAATACATACCTCCCGGATCTATGATGAACGGCATAGGAACGAGATGGTTACAACTTTCCAATCCACAATACGGTATTCATGGGACCACAAAACCTTGGGAGATAGGCAAAAGAATTTCTCACGGTTGTATTAGGATGTTTAATTTTGATGTCGAAGAGATAGACTTTATGGCTTCCTTAGGTACGGAAGTTTATGTATATTATGGAAATTAA